A portion of the Vespa velutina unplaced genomic scaffold, iVesVel2.1, whole genome shotgun sequence genome contains these proteins:
- the LOC124957491 gene encoding uncharacterized protein LOC124957491, translated as MGLLGILITTLGIISKCFCLLGYDCGGGSTNITTISLLDTGECNIPLHAPNATEVYIQLLQLAEYDHTHVHQCRVEIDRTIYYCGMSSHVSAVQNGRRIYLMDLTAEACKATFNTGILGITPSLQVSGLRANATEYRSATLAGSLSMDGKCSGTQYADTYGTWDNVVVQASIKINIKEYYATVKIAQNNVILSKGEACVFTDGMCITDEEGNAFWSTRPESSCNSDNYKVLYEGLATKLKAMGNAEIYPDIYTITTQDVTFTLEKRAEHHLCGYTLLLSEHPKLFILETQKGRTFASKAKLSVENLDLFAYVNSKFVYLEKHIRTQMTALYSDVIRQKCELEKQVLKNALALATLRPDEFAYTIMKAAGYMAVTVGEVIHIVKCTPVPVSIRQSEECYHELPVTHQNNSLYLTPKSRILVKTGTIKECNALLPSMYYLEGNWYRLTPKPVEVLPPQILQPLTKLAWKYTNTKNLMTSGIYTHQDLDNLRDHIMFPAERPGLLNTIARGATGHRIPPNTVSMYNLLGEADINRITDSAVSKLWQGFLAFGSASAGMIGLFILIKGVKLCVDAIIRGYVLHTVYGWSLHLLGAIWSSLTHLLLHLGRSEKQDETKTTESDKENDAIEVKVDDTTDDVTPTPATRGSSRYPILESILAARKTKSSEIEIPNDSIKGGGVTSPRDDVCWSKTSLNKRI; from the coding sequence ATGGGGCTTCTCGGCATTTTAATAACAACATTAGGAATCATCAGCAAATGTTTCTGCTTGTTGGGGTACGACTGTGGGGGAGGATCAACAAACATTACGACCATTTCACTGTTGGACACGGGAGAATGTAATATCCCGTTGCATGCTCCCAACGCTACAGAAGTCTATATACAGCTCCTACAGTTAGCAGAGTACGatcatacacacgtacaccaATGCCGAGTGGAGATCGACCGAACAATCTATTATTGTGGAATGTCTTCACATGTGTCAGCTGTTCAAAATGGAAGACGTATATATCTAATGGATTTAACAGCTGAGGCATGCAAGGCCACATTCAACACCGGTATCTTGGGGATAACACCGAGCCTGCAGGTATCGGGTTTGCGGGCCAATGCCACCGAGTATCGGAGTGCCACGTTGGCAGGATCGCTTTCAATGGACGGCAAGTGCTCTGGTACACAATACGCCGACACGTACGGCACGTGGGACAACGTAGTGGTACAAGCATCGATAAAGATTAACATTAAGGAATATTATGCTACTGTGAAGATTGCACAAAACAATGTAATCTTGAGTAAAGGTGAAGCGTGCGTATTCACGGATGGAATGTGCATCACTGATGAGGAAGGAAATGCGTTTTGGTCAACCAGGCCGGAGTCGTCATGTAACTCCGATAATTACAAGGTGTTGTATGAAGGACTCGCAACTAAATTAAAAGCCATGGGCAACGCGGAAATATACCCAGATATATACACTATTACGACTCAAGACGTCACATTCACCTTGGAAAAAAGAGCGGAGCATCATCTATGTGGTTATACCCTATTACTCAGCGAGCatccaaaattatttattctggAAACTCAGAAGGGAAGGACCTTCGCGTCAAAAGCAAAGTTATCGGTTGAAAACCTCGATCTATTCGCCTACGTTAACTCTAAATTTGTTTATCTCGAAAAGCACATAAGAACTCAGATGACAGCTCTATACAGTGACGTAATTAGGCAAAAGTGCGAACTAGAAAAGCAGGTCCTTAAGAACGCTTTGGCATTAGCGACTCTCCGCCCAGATGAGTTCGCTTATACGATCATGAAGGCAGCGGGTTACATGGCTGTAACTGTAGGAGAAGTTATTCACATAGTGAAGTGTACACCCGTGCCAGTCAGCATAAGGCAATCGGAAGAATGTTACCATGAATTACCTGTGACACATCAAAATAACAGTCTTTACCTGACACCAAAATCGAGAATATTGGTAAAGACAGGCACCATAAAAGAATGCAACGCTCTATTACCATCCATGTACTATTTGGAGGGGAATTGGTACAGGCTGACCCCGAAGCCTGTGGAAGTACTCCCTCCTCAAATACTACAGCCATTAACCAAATTGGCATGGAAATACACTAACACGAAGAACTTAATGACGAGCGGTATTTATACGCACCAGGACTTGGACAACTTACGAGACCATATCATGTTTCCTGCAGAGAGACCTGGACTTCTAAACACAATCGCCAGAGGAGCTACAGGACACCGCATTCCACCCAACACCGTTtcaatgtataatttattggGAGAAGCAGACATAAACAGGATTACAGACAGTGCGGTCTCGAAACTATGGCAAGGCTTTTTAGCATTTGGATCAGCCAGTGCTGGAATGATCGGCctgtttattttaatcaaaggCGTAAAATTATGTGTCGACGCCATTATCAGAGGATATGTGCTTCATACGGTCTATGGATGGAGCCTACACCTGCTGGGAGCCATCTGGAGTTCATTGACACATCTACTCCTTCATCTAGGACGATCAGAGAAACAAGACGAGACGAAGACAACAGAGAGTGACAAGGAAAACGATGCCATCGAGGTCAAGGTGGACGACACTACGGATGATGTCACTCCAACACCCGCAACCAGGGGAAGTTCGAGATACCCAATCCTCGAAAGCATCCTGGCAGCTCGTAAAACCAAGTCGTCAGAAATAGAGATTCCTAACGACTCAATTAAGGGGGGAGGTGTCACGTCGCCGCGTGACGACGTGTGTTGGTCGAAAACATctctaaataaaagaatataa